Proteins co-encoded in one Corvus moneduloides isolate bCorMon1 chromosome 7, bCorMon1.pri, whole genome shotgun sequence genomic window:
- the SPC25 gene encoding kinetochore protein Spc25 isoform X3, giving the protein MSSAQTEDEITLFERDMKEFWIQFKISYSTEQINQTSALRDLCKETIEALSEKWSKKLKEEDLMIDKIQEYKNEIVQQSKYVAEKEEQLTEIKSKLNEEEEQQKNLTGSIQELKEELMKKMEIKSSKKEAAKEKVERVSKIKALFKERLGLEMRRIYDEQLQFIFRHIDHKDPDKPYMFTLSINDQGDYEVV; this is encoded by the exons ATGAGTAGTGCACAGACAGAAGATGAAATAACACTCTTTGAAAGAGATATGAAAGAGTTTTGGATCCAGTTTAAAATCAGTTATAGCACTGAACAGATCAATCAGACTTCAGCACTGAGAGATCTGTGCAAGGAGACTATAGAAGCTCTTTCAG AGAAATGGTCAAAGAAGCTGAAAGAAGAGGACTTGATGATTGACAAAATTCAGGAGTATAAGAATG AGATTGTCCAGCAGAGCAAATATgtagcagaaaaagaagagcagttgacagaaataaaatcgAAGCTAAATGAagaagaagagcagcagaaaaacttGACTGGCAGCATCCAAGAGCTTAAAGAAGAGTtgatgaagaaaatggaaa TAAAATCTTCTAAAAAGGAAGCCGCCAAGGAGAAAGTGGAACGAGTGAGCAAGATTAAAGCATTGTTTAAAGAGCGTCTTGGATTGGAGATGCGTAGAATTTACG aTGAGCAATTACAGTTTATATTCAGACACATTGACCACAAAGATCCTGACAAGCCATACATGTTTACTCTTTCCATAAATGACCAAGGGGACTATGAAG tagtTTAA
- the SPC25 gene encoding kinetochore protein Spc25 isoform X2, which translates to MSSAQTEDEITLFERDMKEFWIQFKISYSTEQINQTSALRDLCKETIEALSEKWSKKLKEEDLMIDKIQEYKNEIVQQSKYVAEKEEQLTEIKSKLNEEEEQQKNLTGSIQELKEELMKKMEIKSSKKEAAKEKVERVSKIKALFKERLGLEMRRIYDEQLQFIFRHIDHKDPDKPYMFTLSINDQGDYEVTSCTPPLDCIAELQLKLRETNNFSAFVANIRKAFTALSYKQSA; encoded by the exons ATGAGTAGTGCACAGACAGAAGATGAAATAACACTCTTTGAAAGAGATATGAAAGAGTTTTGGATCCAGTTTAAAATCAGTTATAGCACTGAACAGATCAATCAGACTTCAGCACTGAGAGATCTGTGCAAGGAGACTATAGAAGCTCTTTCAG AGAAATGGTCAAAGAAGCTGAAAGAAGAGGACTTGATGATTGACAAAATTCAGGAGTATAAGAATG AGATTGTCCAGCAGAGCAAATATgtagcagaaaaagaagagcagttgacagaaataaaatcgAAGCTAAATGAagaagaagagcagcagaaaaacttGACTGGCAGCATCCAAGAGCTTAAAGAAGAGTtgatgaagaaaatggaaa TAAAATCTTCTAAAAAGGAAGCCGCCAAGGAGAAAGTGGAACGAGTGAGCAAGATTAAAGCATTGTTTAAAGAGCGTCTTGGATTGGAGATGCGTAGAATTTACG aTGAGCAATTACAGTTTATATTCAGACACATTGACCACAAAGATCCTGACAAGCCATACATGTTTACTCTTTCCATAAATGACCAAGGGGACTATGAAG TGACTTCCTGTACTCCTCCTCTGGATTGTATTGCAGAGTTACAGCTCAAACTGAGAGAAACTAacaatttttctgcatttgttgcCAACATCAGAAAAGCTTTCACTGCCTTATCATATAAACAGTCTGCATGA
- the SPC25 gene encoding kinetochore protein Spc25 isoform X1 has protein sequence MSSAQTEDEITLFERDMKEFWIQFKISYSTEQINQTSALRDLCKETIEALSEKWSKKLKEEDLMIDKIQEYKNEIVQQSKYVAEKEEQLTEIKSKLNEEEEQQKNLTGSIQELKEELMKKMEIKSSKKEAAKEKVERVSKIKALFKERLGLEMRRIYDEQLQFIFRHIDHKDPDKPYMFTLSINDQGDYEASYTQRAVRRVKVPNDYTAVLEQNGSRELLSTSIMTSQIKQILNFCFVHKPCVLSENSVTDNGTKR, from the exons ATGAGTAGTGCACAGACAGAAGATGAAATAACACTCTTTGAAAGAGATATGAAAGAGTTTTGGATCCAGTTTAAAATCAGTTATAGCACTGAACAGATCAATCAGACTTCAGCACTGAGAGATCTGTGCAAGGAGACTATAGAAGCTCTTTCAG AGAAATGGTCAAAGAAGCTGAAAGAAGAGGACTTGATGATTGACAAAATTCAGGAGTATAAGAATG AGATTGTCCAGCAGAGCAAATATgtagcagaaaaagaagagcagttgacagaaataaaatcgAAGCTAAATGAagaagaagagcagcagaaaaacttGACTGGCAGCATCCAAGAGCTTAAAGAAGAGTtgatgaagaaaatggaaa TAAAATCTTCTAAAAAGGAAGCCGCCAAGGAGAAAGTGGAACGAGTGAGCAAGATTAAAGCATTGTTTAAAGAGCGTCTTGGATTGGAGATGCGTAGAATTTACG aTGAGCAATTACAGTTTATATTCAGACACATTGACCACAAAGATCCTGACAAGCCATACATGTTTACTCTTTCCATAAATGACCAAGGGGACTATGAAG CCAGTTATACACAAAGAGCAGTAAGAAGGGTAAAGGTGCCAAATGATTACACTGCAGTTTTGGAACAGAATGGCAGCAGAGAATTACTAAGCACTTCTATAATGACATCTCAGATCAAACAAATCCTCAATTTCTGCTTTGTCCATAAACCCTGTGTCCTCTCTGAGAATTCTGTAACTGACAATGGGACAAAGAGGTAA